Proteins co-encoded in one Salvia splendens isolate huo1 chromosome 4, SspV2, whole genome shotgun sequence genomic window:
- the LOC121799947 gene encoding uncharacterized protein LOC121799947, translating into MEQNLPIIAKKFWSILKVAYFMLRKGISKAKLLSDLSTMMKRGKIAGKTAMHNLIFHHHHHSEAPPPLPEEYEFSCRSTPAFRLPFHLGKRKQAAEIDLWAAAVEMACSAAPSPALPGFGRTPAVRQLRITDSPFPLREIEEDHRVDEAAEEFITKFYRDLKKQNGA; encoded by the coding sequence ATGGAGCAAAATCTCCCAATCATCGCCAAGAAATTCTGGAGCATACTGAAAGTTGCATATTTCATGCTGAGAAAAGGCATTTCAAAGGCCAAATTACTCTCCGATCTCAGCACCATGATGAAGCGCGGCAAAATCGCCGGCAAAACCGCAATGCACAACCTCAtcttccaccaccaccaccacagcGAGGCGCCTCCGCCGCTACCGGAAGAGTACGAGTTCAGCTGCCGCAGCACGCCGGCGTTCCGGCTGCCGTTCCACCTCGGGAAGCGGAAGCAGGCGGCGGAGATCGATCTGtgggcggcggcggtggagatGGCGTGCAGCGCGGCGCCGTCGCCGGCGCTTCCGGGGTTCGGGAGGACGCCGGCGGTGAGGCAGCTGAGGATCACGGACTCGCCGTTCCCGCTGAGGGAGATCGAGGAAGATCACCGCGTCGATGAAGCGGCGGAGGAGTTCATCACGAAATTTTATAGGGATTTGAAGAAGCAAAATGGGGCTTGA